One region of Diabrotica undecimpunctata isolate CICGRU chromosome 6, icDiaUnde3, whole genome shotgun sequence genomic DNA includes:
- the LOC140442819 gene encoding mitochondrial import inner membrane translocase subunit TIM50-C-like → MWGTTKNLLGRNLKIIYANKHIQVLPLNNLALGLSVTLLGTFMIIELQKPEEVGSGIPKWKTYIKRLLKQIENITLFIQEPSRDKLLPDPVKYPYYQPPYTLVLEFTDVMAHPDWTYNTGWRFKKRPGLDYLLENLVDLYEIVVFTAQPGMSIFPVIEAMDPKNLISYKLVRDSTHFVDGLHVKNLDKLNRDLSKVIVVDWNAECIKFHPDNHLNLDRWQGENDDTVLLDLTSFLKTIAHMEVEDVREVLKFYKQYDDPLTEFRRKQIQFYEEQKDNKQEHGRLSKTTPKFFSKLFNYLI, encoded by the exons ATGTGGGGAACAACAAAAAATCTTTtaggtagaaatttaaaaattatctacGCAAATAAACATATTCAAGTATTACCTCTAAACAATCTTGCTTTAG GCCTTTCCGTCACATTACTTGGGACTTTTATGATCATAGAACTTCAAAAACCAGAAGAAGTTGGCTCAGGAATTCCGAAATGGAAGACATATATAAAAAGGTTGTTAAAGCAAATTGAAAACATAACACTATTTATCCAGGAGCCGTCCAGAGATAAACTTTTGCCAGATCCTGTAAAATATCCATATTACCAACCTCCTTACACATTAGTGTTGGAGTTTACAGACGTTATGGCACATCCAGACTGGACCTATAACACAGGTTGGAGGTTTAAAAAACGCCCAGGGTTAGATTACTTGTTAGAGAACCTTGTGGATCTTTATGAGATTGTTGTATTTACAGCCCAACCAGGGATGTCCATTTTTCCAGTAATTGAAGCTATGGATCCAAAAAATTTAATCTCATATAAGTTGGTTCGAGATTCTACTCATTTTGTAGACGGGCTTCATGTCAAAAATTTAGATAAGCTCAATAGAGATTTAAGCAAGGTTATTGTCGTTGACTGGAATGCTGAATGTATCAAATTTCATCCAGACAATCATTTAAATCTTGATAGGTGGCAAGGAGAAAACGATGATACTGTTTTGCTGGATTTGACTTCGTTTTTAAAAACCATAGCTCACATGGAAGTTGAAGACGTACGAGAAGTTCTAAAGTTTTATAAGCAGTATGATGATCCACTTACTGAGTTTCGTAGGAAACAGATTCAATTTTACGAAGAACAGAAAGATAACAAACAGGAGCATGGACGTTTATCCAAAACTACTCCAAAATTTTTTAGCaagttatttaattatttaatctaa